The following coding sequences lie in one Gymnogyps californianus isolate 813 chromosome 18, ASM1813914v2, whole genome shotgun sequence genomic window:
- the CRAT gene encoding LOW QUALITY PROTEIN: carnitine O-acetyltransferase (The sequence of the model RefSeq protein was modified relative to this genomic sequence to represent the inferred CDS: inserted 1 base in 1 codon) codes for MDRKQKQAEKARPYGLLKPTALGKIPGRFQLHQEALPHLPVPPLQQTLDRYLLALQPIISEEELNHTQELVAEFRKPGGVGERLQKGLERRAKKTENWLSDWWLKTAYLEYRLPVVVHSSPGVVLPKQDFLDRQGQLRFAAKLIEGILDFKTMIDNETLPVEYLGGKPLCMNQYYQILSSCRIPGPKRDSVVNYAKGKKQSRHITVVHNFQFFELDVYNSDGSPLTTDQLFIQLEKIWNTSLQTNKEPIGILTTNHRNSWAKAYNNLLKDKTNKESVRTIEKSICTVCLDAPMPRVSEDIYKSRVAAQMLHGGGSRWNSGNRWFDKTLQFIIAEDGSCGLVYEHAPSEGPPIVALLDHIVEYTKKPELVRSPMIPLPMPKKLRFNITPEIKNDIEKAKQNLNIMVEDLDVKVMVFHQFGKTFPKSEKISPDAFIQLALQLAYYRMYGHACATYESASLRMFRLGRTDTIRSTSVDSLKFVQSMDSPDKSDQEKADLLRRATQAHREYTDMAIRGNAIDRHLLGLKLQAIETXVSMPELFMDTAYAVAMHFNLSTSQVPAKTDCVMCFGPVVPDGYGICYNPMDEHINFAISAFNSCADTNAARMAHYLEKALLDMRILLQSTPKSKL; via the exons ATGGATAGGAAGCAGAAGCAAGCAGAGAAG gCCAGGCCCTATGGCCTGCTGAAGCCGACAGCTTTAGGCAAGATCCCAGGCAGATTCCAACTTCATCAGGAAGCGTTGCCCCATCTCCCCGTGCCGCCACTCCAGCAAACGCTGGACCGCTacctgctggctctgcagcccaTCATCAGCGAGGAGGAGCTGAACCACACgcaggagctggtggctgaGTTCCGCAAGCCGGGAGGCGTCggggagaggctgcagaaaGGCCTGGAGAGAAGAGCCAAGAAAACAGAGAACTGG CTCTCAGACTGGTGGCTGAAGACAGCTTACCTGGAGTATCGCCTGCCAGTTGTGGTCCACTCCAGCCCAGGTGTGGTTTTACCTAAGCAGGATTTTCTGGATCGACAAGGGCAGCTCAG ATTTGCTGCCAAACTGATCGAGGGCATCCTGGATTTCAAGACCATGATTGACAA TGAGACCCTTCCAGTGGAGTACTTGGGTGGGAAGCCCCTCTGCATGAACCAGTACTACCAGATCCTCTCATCCTGCCGCATTCCTGGGCCCAAGCGGGACTCTGTTGTCAACTATGCCAAAGGCAAAAAGCAGTCCAGACACATCACAGTGGTTCACAACTTCCAG TTCTTTGAGCTGGATGTTTACAACAGTGATGGAAGTCCCCTTACCACTGACCAGCTCTTCATTCAGCTGGAGAAGATATGGAACACCTCcctccaaacaaacaaagagcCTATCGGGATCCTCACCACCAACCACCGAAACAGCTGGGCAAAAGCCTACAACAACCTTCTGAAAG ATAAGACCAACAAGGAATCTGTGCGTACGATTGAGAAGAGCATTTGCACTGTCTGCCTTGATGCGCCTATGCCACGGGTGTCTGAGGACATCTACAAGAGCCGTGTGGCCGCTCAGATGCTGCACGGCGGAGGCAGTCGCTGGAACAGTGGGAACCGATGGTTCGACAAAACCCTTCAA TTCATCATTGCTGAAGATGGCTCCTGTGGTCTTGTATACGAGCATGCTCCCTCAGAGGGCCCACCCATTGTCGCTCTTCTGGATCACATCGTGGAGTACAC GAAGAAACCTGAGCTGGTAAGATCACCCATGATTCCTTTGCCTATGCCCAAAAAGCTGCGGTTTAATATCACCCCAGAAATAAAGAATGACATAGAGAAGGCAAAGCAGAACCTCAACAT AATGGTCGAAGACCTGGATGTCAAAGTCATGGTCTTTCATCAGTTTGGGAAAACCTTTCCCAAGTCAGAGAAGATAAGTCCTGATGCTTTTATCCAGCTGGCCTTGCAGCTAGCATATTACAG GATGTACGGCCACGCCTGTGCCACATATGAGAGTGCATCGCTAAGGATGTTCCGCCTGGGCCGCACAGACACCATCCGCTCCACTTCTGTAGACTCTCTTAAGTTTGTGCAATCAATGGACAGCCCTGACAAATCG GACCAGGAGAAAGCAGACTTGCTGAGGAGAGCTACCCAGGCCCACAGGGAATACACTGATATG GCAATAAGGGGCAATGCAATAGACCGCCACCTCTTAGGCTTGAAGCTTCAAGCTATTGAGA TAGTGAGCATGCCTGAACTGTTCATGGACACAGCGTATGCTGTTGCAATGCACTTCAATCTCTCAACCAGCCAG GTCCCAGCAAAGACCGACTGTGTGATGTGTTTTGGTCCCGTGGTTCCAGATGGCTATGGAATCTGTTACAACCCTATGGATGAACATATCAACTTTGCAATTTCAGCATTCAACAGCTGTGCTGACACAAATGCAGCCCGCATGGCACATTATCTTGAGAAAGCACTGCTAGACATGAGGATCTTGCTCCAGTCCACTCCCAAATCCAAACTGTAA